The sequence AGTAGGGGATAACTGCCTGTAAATGTCCGATTGGTTTAACTAACCTCATGAGTAGTGGATGAGAAAAAACCCCCACTCATGGAAGTTTCACTTTATACTGCAATTGGTGCTTTAATAGCTGGATGTGGGTCATAACCAATAATTTCAAAATCAGTAAGGTCAAAATCAAAAATAGAGGATTTTTCCTTATTTATTTTAAGTTGTGGCATGGCTCTTAACTCTCTTTTTAGTTGGGTCTTCACTTGTTCTACATGATTCACATAAATATGTGCATCTCCAAGCGTATGAACAAATTCTCCAGGTTGTAAATCACATTCATGAGCAATAAGATAGGTTAACAACGCATAACTTGCAATATTAAACGGAACTCCTAAAAACACATCACCACTTCTTTGGTATAGTTGACAAGACAGCTTCCCATCTGCAACGTAAAATTGAAATAACGTATGACAAGGTGGAAGTGCCATAGATGGAATGGCTTCTGGATTCCATGCGGAAACAATATGTCTTCTGGAGTCTGGTTTTGTTTTGATGGATTCAATAACGTCTTTTAATTGATCAATCGTCTCGTTTTGCGATGTTTTCCATTTACGCCATTGCTTTCCATAGACATCACCCAGATCACCATAGGTCTTTGCAAAAGTATCGTCTGTTAAGATCTTACTTTTAAAAATCTCCATCTGCTCTTGATAGCGTTCATTAAATTCAGGATCTGTTTGTGAACGGATACCGAAATTCGTCATATCCGGACCTTTATAATCACTGCTCTGAACCCACTTGGCAAACGCCCACTCATTCCAAATATTATTGTTATGCTGTAACAAATATCTAATATTTGTATCACCTTTAATAAACCAAAGCAGTTCACTGGCTACTAATCGAAAAGGAATCCGTTTCGTCGTTAATAGCGGAAAGCCTGCTTGTAAATCAAATCGCATTTGATAGCCAAATACGGAATAAGTACCTGTATTCGTTCGGTCTGTTTTTTTAATACCAGTTGTTAAAATATGTTTACATAAGTTCAAGTAAGCTGCTTCACCACTAACCATATGTAATTCCTCCAAACTTCTATATCTTATCTGTCTCATTGTACCATAAAAACAAAACTTGTCTCTAAGTTTGTAATATAAACGTAATTCATAAACAGCAAAATCCTACATAATCCTATAACAAATATAGAATTATACGATTCATCTTAACTACTTCAATAATCTTACCTCACGGAACTATGGAAAGGGGAGTGTGTATGAACAGTCAACTAGAGTATGCAGTGAAACGTTCTTTATTGTATGGTTTTGTATTAACCCAGCCGTTTGTCAATTATGTCGGGGCATACCCGGAGCTGCAAAATAAAACTTCAACCGATCAATTAGAAGTTAGTAAACACGAAGAATCCGACCGTACAGTACAAAGAAAATTACATACGTTACCTTATTTTGATCAGAAAACCAGTAACTTTGATAACAAGTTGAAACAGATGATTGTCCATTCTCACAATGAGTACCAATTATCTGTTAATGGGAAAATAAATAAAACAACAACATTCATACCTAGAGACGCAGAAACGGAATACAAAAAGCAACTACAAAACTTTGCACAAGAATTACAACCAGGGGTGCATCATGAGAAAGTAAAAATCATCCAAAAATCCTTACAATATTTTGGCTACTATGAAGGAAAACTAGATGGTATTTATGGACCATTAACAAAAACAGCTTTAGAAATTGCGGAGGATGAGCTTGATCTAGAATTAATTTCAAATTCTGAAGCAAGTGCTTCTACTCCACAAGCGCAAACAACCTCTTCTGCCTTTGTACCTAGTAATAAGGAAACGAATAATCAAGCTAACAATAAAGAGATAAAAGCGGAAAAAACGGTACAGGAGGTTAATAAACCTAAGGAAGTCAAAAAAGCTGAAGTATCAGGTGTCAATGGTTCTTCCATCATCGAGGAGGCTCGTGCCCAAATCGGCACTCCGTATGTTTGGGGCGGCTCTTCTCCAGGCGGCTTTGATTGCAGTGGTTTTATTCAATATGTTTTTCAAGCAGAAGGCATTACTATCCCTAGAACCGTAAGTGATATATGGAATTTTTCGAAGCCGATTTCTGAACCTTCCATTGGTGATCTTGTTTTCTTTGAAACGTATAAGCCCGGTCCATCACATTTAGGGATTTATGTAGGTAATGGCAACTTTATTCATGCTGGAGAGTCAAGAGGAGTTGAAATAAGTGAATTAAGTAACCCGTATTGGGAATCACGCTACTTAGGCGCTAAACAAGTAAAGCAATAATAATTCATTTTATTCATTAGAAAAACTCGGCTTATCGCCAAGTCTTTATGGCGAAAGCGATAAGCCGAGTTTTTCTTATACGATAAAGTGAAACTTCATTCAGTAGGAGTTTGCTTCCTTCTCCTACTGAATGTTAGTACCACAAGGGTAGGATCTAAAGGCCCTTGAACCAATCGGGCATTTAGGTGCCGTTTTTCTCATAAAGTTGCAAAATGATAAGCAGATCTATGAAATGTGAAAAATATGGCTCATTACATGCGGGATAAACCCTAAAATTTTATACTTTCCTATAGTACTATAGTACAAAAATACAAAAAATAGAGCGTTTTTAACAAGTTGGATAAACACCCTCTCCCAAGGAAACGCTCTATTTTGGCAAACGTTTAATACTCTGGATTTGTCCATGTATAATGAATAAACTTTACGAATTCACCGTACATTTCAAATGAGTTCTTTTCTGTTTTTTCATGAATAAAGCCGTTTTTTTGTAACACTTTTTGAGATGAAATATTGTTCATCGTTGTTTTAGCATGTAGCTGCCTTAGACTCGTTGCAATGGAATCTTTGAGTAAAAGACTTAATGCTTGAGTAGCTACTCCTTTTCCTGTATGAATTTTGCCAATACGATAACCTAAGT is a genomic window of Virgibacillus proomii containing:
- a CDS encoding thymidylate synthase, which translates into the protein MVSGEAAYLNLCKHILTTGIKKTDRTNTGTYSVFGYQMRFDLQAGFPLLTTKRIPFRLVASELLWFIKGDTNIRYLLQHNNNIWNEWAFAKWVQSSDYKGPDMTNFGIRSQTDPEFNERYQEQMEIFKSKILTDDTFAKTYGDLGDVYGKQWRKWKTSQNETIDQLKDVIESIKTKPDSRRHIVSAWNPEAIPSMALPPCHTLFQFYVADGKLSCQLYQRSGDVFLGVPFNIASYALLTYLIAHECDLQPGEFVHTLGDAHIYVNHVEQVKTQLKRELRAMPQLKINKEKSSIFDFDLTDFEIIGYDPHPAIKAPIAV
- a CDS encoding C40 family peptidase, which produces MNSQLEYAVKRSLLYGFVLTQPFVNYVGAYPELQNKTSTDQLEVSKHEESDRTVQRKLHTLPYFDQKTSNFDNKLKQMIVHSHNEYQLSVNGKINKTTTFIPRDAETEYKKQLQNFAQELQPGVHHEKVKIIQKSLQYFGYYEGKLDGIYGPLTKTALEIAEDELDLELISNSEASASTPQAQTTSSAFVPSNKETNNQANNKEIKAEKTVQEVNKPKEVKKAEVSGVNGSSIIEEARAQIGTPYVWGGSSPGGFDCSGFIQYVFQAEGITIPRTVSDIWNFSKPISEPSIGDLVFFETYKPGPSHLGIYVGNGNFIHAGESRGVEISELSNPYWESRYLGAKQVKQ